Proteins encoded together in one Penicillium digitatum chromosome 1, complete sequence window:
- a CDS encoding Chromatin remodeling complex subunit (Arp5), putative → MTITSVHTLLPARIASNVTETRIEKPPPQLHGVQDFPFKGYHPPQPEGYQQSQAHPDTNAIVIDNGSHLVKAGWSFDKNPRFAIPPVMSRYRDRKLNRQCQFIGYDAYVDATTRGQLRNGFDPGSSVVGNWDVMEGVLDYLFLKLGVDGANGGVGRPILMTEPIANMAYSRKMMNEILFECYSAPSVAYGVDSLFSYRYNGGTDGLIVDSAHTSTHVIPVMNSKPMFSNSTRLNWGGLQSAEYLMKLLKLKYPTFPTRLTDAQMEELVHKHCYVSQDYDRELSGFLDWTGLEDRDRVIQYPFTEHIVQEKTEEELARIAERKKESGRRLQEQAARMRLEKLVKKEQELEYWKDLQSNLANETKKEIRRILEAEDLKDEAALEKLIRELEKSIKRSRNKDLGIEETEEQPEEMTFPMLDIPDDQLDEAGLKEKRHQRLMKSNFDARLRAKEEKEREKARIEEEERLDRETRENDFENWIAKRRNNRQGILQKIKDRDRFTADLGNRKSLASQMRMKTLANLASDGPKKRRRGGDDDDFGANDEDWGVYRTVAVGEGSDDEEEEDLNGMLNSVEKELLEYDPEFNESNTFAAQSDWTKSLVHAFLRGPWPFDPESQREAHQLHLNVERIRVPEVVFKPSIAGLDQAGLIEIAADIINQRFSSPADQSLLLKDVFLTGGNTLFTGFDERFRKEVRGFLPIDATLNVRKASDPVFDAWKGAAQWASGGDLARSSVTRQEYLEKGSEYIKEHELGNASW, encoded by the exons ATGACGATAACCTCCGTACACACTCTTCTACCAGCTCGCATTGCATCCAATGTCACCGAGACACGAATTGAGAAGCCCCCTCCACAACTCCACGGTGTACAAGACTTTCCATTCAAGGGGTATCATCCTCCGCAACCCGAGGGATACCAGCAGAGCCAGGCCCATCCGGACACCAATGCTATCGTCATCGATAATG GCTCTCACCTGGTCAAGGCTGGTTGGTCTTTTGACAAAAACCCCCGATTCGCCATACCCCCCGTCATGAGCCGATACCGTGATCGCAAGCTCAACCGCCAGTGCCAATTTATCGGATACGATGCCTACGTCGATGCAACGACGAGAGGACAGTTGCGCAATGGTTTTGACCCCGGTTCAAGTGTTGTCGGTAACTGGGATGTCATGGAAGGCGTGTTAGACTACTTGTTCCTCAAGCTGGGCGTGGACGGTGCAAATGGGGGCGTCGGCCGCCCGATCTTGATGACGGAGCCAATCGCTAATATGGCATATTCAAGGAAGA TGATGAACGAGATCCTCTTCGAATGCTACTCTGCGCCGTCTGTGGCTTATGGTGTCGATTCCCTCTTCTCCTATCGCTATAATGGTGGAACGGACGGTTTGATTGTGGACTCAGCGCATACGTCCACTCATGTCATTCCGGTCATGAACTCGAAACCCATGTTTTCCAACAGCACTCGTCTCAACTGGGGTGGCCTACAGAGCGCCGAATACCTGATGAAGCTCTTGAAGCTGAAATACCCAACCTTCCCGACTCGGTTGACGGACGCACAGATGGAGGAATTGGTCCATAAGCACTGTTATGTCTCACAAGACTACGATCGCGAGTTGAGTGGGTTTCTCGACTGGACAGGACTAGAGGACCGTGACCGCGTCATCCAGTACCCGTTCACAGAGCATATTGTGCAGGAGAAGACTGAAGAAGAGCTCGCGCGGATTGCGGAGCGCAAAAAGGAGAGCGGTCGACGCCTACAAGAGCAGGCCGCAAGGATGCGACTTGAGAAACTAGTGAAGAAGGAGCAAGAGCTGGAATACTGGAAAGACTTGCAGAGTAATCTAGCCAACGAAACTAAGAAGGAGATTCGTCGCATTCTGGAAGCCGAGGATTTGAAAGATGAGGCTGCGCTTGAAAAGTTGATTCGCGAGCTGGAAAAGTCTATCAAACGCTCACGCAACAAGGATTTAGGTATCGAAGAAACTGAGGAGCAGCCTGAGGAAATGACTTTCCCCATGCTCGATATCCCTGATGACCAACTGGATGAGGCCGGATTGAAGGAAAAGCGACACCAACGTCTCATGAAGTCCAACTTCGATGCCAGACTGCGtgccaaagaagagaaggagcgCGAAAAAGCTCGTattgaggaggaggagcgtCTAGACCGTGAGACGCGTGAGAATGATTTCGAAAACTGGATTGCAAAGCGCCGCAACAATCGCCAG GGCATTCTACAAAAAATCAAAGACCGAGACCGCTTCACGGCCGACCTAGGAAACCGCAAATCCCTGGCCAGTCAGATGCGCATGAAGACGCTCGCCAACCTAGCATCCGACGGTCCTAAGAAACGCCGCCGTGGCGGGGACGACGATGACTTTGGTGCTAATGATGAAGACTGGGGTGTTTACCGCACTGTAGCTGTTGGCGAGGGCAgtgacgatgaagaggaggaggatctcaaCGGAATGCTCAACTCTGTAGAGAAAGAGCTCCTCGAGTACGATCCCGAATTCAACGAGAGCAACACTTTCGCCGCACAGTCCGACTGGACAAAAAGTCTTGTGCATGCCTTCCTTCGTGGGCCCTGGCCTTTCGACCCGGAAAGCCAGCGGGAGGCACACCAACTGCATCTGAACGTCGAGCGCATCCGTGTGCCTGAGGTTGTGTTCAAACCGTCCATTGCTGGCCTCGACCAGGCTGGTCTGATCGAGATCGCGGCCGATATCATTAATCAACGCTTTTCCAGCCCAGCAGATCAGTCCCTTCTTTTGAAGGATGTGTTCTTGACTGGAGGAAATACGTTGTTCACTGGCTTCGATGAACGCTTCCGTAAGGAAGTCCGCGGATTCCTGCCCATCGATGCAACACTGAATGTACGCAAGGCGTCAGATCCAGTCTTTGATGCTTGGAAGGGCGCGGCACAGTGGGCTTCTGGTGGCGACCTGGCTCGATCCTCAGTCACGCGGCAAGAGTACCTGGAGAAGGGCAGCGAATACATCAAGGAGCATGAACTTGGCAATGCTTCATGGTGA
- a CDS encoding Profilin: MNSPTSHYESPVRCAKPVSSSTLSFFCIFKRDSLKLFTVIMGEHSAIWQSYVDSSLMGSGQFDKAGILAADFSGVEAASPGFALSQEEINSLITAYTSSDQAFASGFSLCGEKFVTIRADERSLYGKKGKEGVIIARASSCTIIAHHTEAVQTPNAATVVENLVDYLNNPQ; this comes from the exons ATGAATTCTCCGACTTCGCACTATGAGTCGCCAGTGCGATGTGCCAAGCCTGTCTCTAGTTCCACG CTCTCCTTTTTCTGTATATTCAAAAG AGATTCTCTCAAACTCTTTACAGTCATCATGGGCGAGCACTCAGCAATCTGGCAAA GCTATGTCGACTCCAG CCTAATGGGCTCGGGTCAATTCGACAAGGCCGGTATCCTTGCCGCTGACTTCTCCGGTGTTGAGGCTGCCTCTCCCGGATTCGCG CTCTCCCAGGAGGAGATTAACTCCCTGATCACCGCCTACACTTCTAGTGACCAGGCCTTTGCCAGTGGATTCTCTCTCTGCGGTGAGAAGTTCGTCACTATCCGGGCTGACGAGCGCAGTCTATACGGCAAGAAG GGCAAGGAGGGTGTTATCATTGCCCGTGCCTCCTCTTGCACCATCATCGCCCACCACACTGAGGCCGTCCAGACCCCCAACGCGGCCACTGTTGTCGAGAACCTTGTCGACTACCTCAACAACCCCCAGTAA
- a CDS encoding Patatin-like serine hydrolase, putative, translated as MNFTTIMLIFLALASTVSWFIRYRYLNTYSRLPPEPQRKEAQVDLFPDSQEGDSKPGLANYLDEFLSAIKVFGYLERPVFHELTRTMQTRKLIAGETLMLEEEKGFCMVVDGLVQIFVKSAREGKPGSQESLYMDDASSDEDDRNIHNRQGYQLLTEVKNGASMSSLFSILQLFTEDIELRNSRSYSSSMSSPTTGQNNVPDTFPVSPGSTVRDTATLSTAARGSADTLPPVPPLNLGESHTLPRQDPGQTSQAETKQNAQKKRRKSVHPDIVARATVDTTIAIIPASAFRRLTRVYPRATSHIVQVILTRLQRVTFATAHSYLGLTSDVLGIERQMSKFTSWDLPNDLRGSALDRLKDKFTRERERLGPEEIRKGIALHNPSVGRRGHSSSTLRKEAFLQAKVASERSLTPLSPQKAPPALIDRELAGVSPGDLLSTIQLSRFGPRHDHLAPRLQTPLTEREQPQFVSTAAINGLPSTFQRNESVDEDAIFRESILNCIMKGIGLTEDARDNLRKSSNSGDASPRLLSYDNRRQKAVFSNAFGFMDPFEGSGDGESESMMSSMSVTSAGGTSPVVNLREDLLNDIEVVYFPQGSVLVEQGERHPGLYYVIDGFLDVGIPVTERENTLVGPSHGSVSQTQEELFPRLRRTTTASSRAPGPAGGNDPRRKTQSRKSLHLIKPGGIQGYVGALASFRSYTDVVAKTDVYVGFFPRASLERIADRHPTALLTLAKRLTRLLPRLLLHIDFALEWVQVSAGQVIYHQGDESDAIYLVLNGRLRSVLEGSNGKITVIGEHGQGESVGELEVMTESTRPSTLHAIRETELAKFPRSLFNSLAQEHPGITIQISKLIAQRMRDLVEHPLSENGIEQRHAGGIQTATSTVNLRTVAILPVMAGVPVVEFGHRLLQALHQIGVTRGVTSLNQATILNHLGRHAFSKMGKLKLSQYLADLEEKFGMVLYIADTNVNAPWTQTCIAQADSILLVGLAESSPRIGEYERFLLGMKTTARKELVLLHAERYCSPGLTREWLKNRVWINGGHHHIQMAFRSTTEASHPPSKKFGTVLKQRVQILQAEIQKYTSRRAQQTPLYSPQTPFKGDFHRLARRLCGKSVGLVLGGGGARGISQVGVIKALEEAGIPIDIIGGTSIGSFIGALYARDADVVPMYGRAKKFSGRMGSMWRFALDLTYPTVSYTTGHEFNRGIFKTFGDSQIEDFWLEFYCNTTNISRSRIEYHSSGYVWRYVRASMSLAGLMPPICDEGSMLLDGGYIDNLTVAHMKSLGADVIFAIDVGSIDDTTPQGFGDSLSGFWSVFNRWNPFSSLPNPPTLSEIQARLAYVSSFDNLERAKNTPGCLYMRPPIDPYGTLEFGKFDEIYQVGYAYGKEFLDRLKSEGSLPIPEETEEKRKLQRTMAPRRASI; from the coding sequence TCACAAGAGAGTCTCTATATGGACGATGCCTCCTCAGACGAAGATGACCGGAACATTCACAACCGACAGGGCTATCAGCTTCTTACTGAAGTAAAGAATGGCGCTTCGATGTCGTCTTTGTTTTCTATCCTTCAGCTGTTCACAGAGGATATTGAGCTTCGTAACTCACGGAGTTACAGCTCCAGTATGTCCAGTCCTACCACTGGCCAGAATAATGTGCCTGATACCTTCCCTGTCAGTCCTGGGTCTACCGTCAGAGATACCGCGACCTTGAGCACTGCAGCCCGGGGATCTGCCGACACCTTGCCACCAGTGCCTCCACTGAACCTCGGAGAGAGCCATACCTTGCCCCGACAGGACCCTGGCCAGACCTCACAGGCCGAGACTAAGCAAAATGCCCAAAAAAAACGGCGGAAGTCGGTACACCCAGATATTGTAGCACGGGCTACAGTTGACACAACGATTGCTATCATCCCTGCGAGCGCATTCCGCCGTTTGACCAGAGTCTACCCACGGGCAACGTCGCACATTGTCCAGGTTATCCTGACACGTCTCCAGCGGGTCACATTTGCCACAGCGCATTCTTATTTGGGCCTGACTAGCGATGTTTTGGGAATAGAACGGCAGATGTCTAAATTCACCTCTTGGGACCTCCCGAATGATCTTCGGGGAAGTGCTTTAGACCGCCTGAAGGACAAATTCACGCGAGAGCGAGAGCGATTGGGACCGGAAGAAATTAGAAAAGGGATTGCTCTTCATAATCCTTCTGTTGGCCGCAGAGGACACTCGAGCAGTACCCTCAGAAAGGAAGCCTTTTTACAAGCAAAGGTGGCCAGCGAGCGTTCTCTCACACCCCTAAGCCCACAAAAGGCACCACCGGCACTCATTGACAGGGAATTGGCTGGCGTCAGTCCTGGTGATCTGCTATCGACAATACAATTGTCCCGGTTTGGACCGCGACATGATCATTTGGCACCTCGCCTTCAGACCCCTCTAACTGAGCGGGAGCAACCTCAATTTGTATCCACCGCTGCAATCAATGGCCTGCCCTCAACTTTCCAGCGAAATGAGTCAGTGGACGAGGATGCTATCTTCCGCGAGTCGATCTTGAACTGTATCATGAAGGGTATTGGGCTCACCGAAGATGCACGCGATAATCTGCGCAAGAGCAGTAACTCTGGCGACGCGTCGCCGAGACTTCTCTCCTACGATAACCGCCGCCAGAAGGCAGTGTTCTCCAACGCATTTGGCTTTATGGACCCCTTCGAAGGGTCCGGTGATGGCGAATCCGAATCCATGATGTCCTCCATGTCAGTGACGAGCGCAGGGGGGACTTCGCCAGTCGTCAACCTCCGGGAAGACCTCCTCAATGACATTGAAGTAGTCTACTTTCCACAAGGCTCGGTTTTGGTGGAACAGGGTGAGCGCCATCCAGGTCTCTACTACGTGATTGATGGATTTTTGGACGTGGGTATTCCGGTAACTGAACGTGAGAACACCCTTGTTGGGCCATCTCATGGATCTGTCTCACAAACGCAAGAGGAGCTGTTCCCGAGGCTGAGACGAACAACGACAGCATCGTCGCGCGCCCCTGGCCCAGCAGGCGGCAATGACCCTCGACGGAAGACCCAGTCCCGCAAATCGCTACACCTGATCAAACCTGGTGGCATTCAAGGGTATGTAGGTGCGCTTGCATCGTTCCGTTCGTACACAGATGTTGTGGCCAAGACGGATGTCTACGTTGGATTCTTTCCCCGTGCTTCCCTCGAGAGAATCGCAGATAGACACCCAACTGCTCTGTTAACACTGGCAAAGCGGTTGACAAGACTGCTGCCGCGTTTGCTGCTTCACATTGATTTTGCGCTAGAGTGGGTGCAGGTCAGCGCCGGACAGGTGATTTATCACCAAGGGGATGAAAGCGATGCGATTTATCTTGTTCTGAACGGTCGTCTGCGGTCTGTACTTGAGGGATCAAACGGCAAGATTACCGTCATTGGCGAACACGGCCAGGGAGAAAGTGTTGGCGAACTTGAAGTCATGACTGAATCCACAAGACCCTCTACGTTGCATGCTATTCGTGAAACGGAATTAGCCAAGTTCCCCCGGTCTCTTTTCAACAGTCTTGCCCAGGAACATCCGGGAATTACCATTCAGATATCTAAACTTATTGCCCAGCGAATGCGTGATTTAGTCGAGCATCCACTTTCTGAAAATGGGATTGAACAGAGACATGCTGGCGGAATTCAGACTGCAACATCAACAGTCAATCTTCGCACTGTGGCAATTCTTCCGGTCATGGCTGGCGTCCCGGTGGTGGAATTTGGGCATAGACTCTTACAGGCGTTGCACCAAATTGGTGTGACCAGAGGTGTCACATCACTCAACCAAGCAACGATTCTGAACCACTTGGGTCGCCATGCCTTTAGCAAGATGGGGAAGCTTAAGCTTTCGCAATACCTGGCCGACCTTGAAGAAAAATTCGGAATGGTCTTGTACATCGCTGACACTAACGTGAACGCACCGTGGACCCAGACTTGCATCGCGCAAGCTGACTCTATTCTGTTGGTAGGCCTCGCAGAATCTTCCCCCAGAATTGGAGAATATGAGCGGTTCTTGCTGGGTATGAAGACTACTGCTCGTAAAGAACTAGTTCTTTTGCACGCGGAACGATACTGTTCACCTGGCCTCACTCGGGAATGGCTCAAGAACCGGGTGTGGATCAACGGTGGCCATCACCACATTCAAATGGCCTTCCGCTCGACCACAGAGGCTTCGCACCCGCCGAGTAAGAAATTCGGAACTGTGTTGAAGCAGCGCGTGCAAATCTTGCAAGCCGAAATTCAAAAATATACGTCCCGGCGTGCACAGCAAACCCCACTCTACTCCCCACAAACCCCTTTTAAGGGTGATTTCCATCGTCTGGCTCGACGTTTGTGTGGCAAGTCTGTTGGTCTTGTACTGGGCGGTGGTGGAGCGCGTGGCATTTCGCAAGTTGGTGTCATTAAAGCGCTCGAGGAGGCTGGAATCCCAATCGATATCATCGGTGGCACATCGATTGGTTCTTTCATTGGAGCTCTGTACGCGCGTGACGCTGATGTTGTGCCTATGTACGGGCGAGCCAAGAAGTTCTCTGGGCGTATGGGGAGTATGTGGCGGTTTGCATTGGACTTGACCTATCCCACTGTTTCCTATACCACAGGTCATGAGTTCAACCGCGGGATTTTCAAGACTTTTGGAGACAGCCAAATCGAAGATTTCTGGTTGGAGTTCTACTGCAACACAACCAACATCAGCCGATCTCGAATTGAGTATCATTCGTCTGGTTACGTGTGGCGATACGTTCGGGCCTCGATGTCGTTGGCCGGCCTGATGCCTCCTATCTGCGACGAAGGCAGCATGCTCTTGGATGGTGGTTACATCGACAATCTCACTGTAGCACACATGAAAAGTCTTGGAGCGGATGTCATATTTGCAATCGATGTTGGGTCTATCGACGACACCACGCCCCAGGGATTCGGAGACTCTTTGTCAGGATTCTGGTCAGTGTTCAACCGGTGGAACCCCTTCTCTTCACTCCCGAACCCACCTACACTTTCCGAAATACAAGCACGACTGGCGTATGTCTCATCCTTCGACAATCTTGAACGTGCAAAGAACACTCCTGGCTGTCTGTACATGCGTCCTCCTATCGACCCATACGGTACCCTGGAATTCGGCAAATTCGACGAGATCTACCAAGTCGGCTACGCATATGGAAAGGAATTTCTCGACCGTTTGAAGAGCGAGGGCTCACTGCCCATCCCGGAAGAAACCGAGGAAAAGCGCAAGCTGCAGCGAACGATGGCTCCTCGCCGAGCAAGCATTTAA
- a CDS encoding uracil phosphoribosyltransferase, with translation MARGVTAVQSRTRPTKDSISFPILTYSDALPRNDLRSLEPSQHPGQPVMVGQWDFSQPSTGDGWFRKPLTGEDATFDFWTATPPDEAIPTTRLGHRTEEHMIGIALGSPGQLTKNGPLTPPSFDTTIFAESDSANKLSKWKKIGGFFKAKNALTSLPDSAQESDIKPQSNDYQLPEKPQKARLRKNSTEEWPNVEIDPRNMPGRSIQAPQRSRTFSLGNKPPKVTPTVDTPDVEMGRYGVRFGDISKKNQKPSLLVRRARTLDNLRVPDATGFLTSPIPPPMPQRRATSPAQSSFAPVPTSQPSKAAQVLSTQNFSRGPLVRANTLPIQSPSKMPPPRLRHGLNMGSLSSFESPVIAKLFSERSNVPRSSSSCDKPLPPIKSESHTPHAPLKKSAPPETKAPSPQRTCSQQSAHSHSTVATKPVAQPRIHPQPRKDSHVTPPQQNTTHQPSRALNHRGNDVSMRPQLRVETEGRPKPPAKDTFSPSTSRGSPLALNPTQAKIDRIMSPLSAATGAKSGVSPAESMRMPFTDTVETLDATEEEPAFELRRPLPRGEVSKAHSALRAKRQVLVPIGVRVDTLDLEERVVHRRPMTPKITDVHLGHRPGISQELRIESL, from the exons ATGGCAAGGGGTGTGACAGCAGTGCAGTCTCGCACGCGACCTACTAAGGATAGCATCTCCTTTCCTATTCTGACCTATTCCGATGCCTTGCCACGAAACGATCTTCGCTCTCTTGAGCCCTCACAACATCCAGGTCAGCCCGTCATGGTTGGACAGTGGGATTTCAGCCAGCCCTCAACGGGAGATGGGTGGTTCAGAAAACCGCTCACAGGCGAAGATGCAACTTTCGATTTTTGGACAGCTACACCACCAGATGAAGCCATTCCAACTACTCGATTGGGCCACCGAACTGAGGAACACATGATTGGCATTGCGTTGGGCAGTCCTGGCCAGTTAACCAAAAACGGGCCTCTAACGCCACCCAGTTTTGATACAACTATCTTTGCAGAAAGCGATTCAGCCAATAAGCTCagcaagtggaagaagattgGCGGATTCTTCAAGGCTAAGAATGCGCTTACATCGCTTCCAGACAGCGCACAAGAAAGCGACATCAAGCCACAAAGTAACGATTACCAACTGCCAGAGAAGCCGCAGAAAGCACGGCTGAGAAAGAACTCGACGGAGGAGTGGCCGAATGTTGAAATTGATCCTAGGAACATGCCTGGCCGAAGCATCCAAGCTCCCCAACGGAGTCGGACCTTTTCACTTGGCAACAAGCCACCCAAGGTTACACCAACTGTCGACACTCCAGATGTTGAGATGGGGCGGTACGGTGTTCGGTTTGGCGATATCTCCAAGAAGAACCAAAAACCCTCCCTGCTGGTCAGAAGGGCTAGGACATTGGACAATCTTCGCGTGCCAGATGCAACT GGCTTCCTGACATCACCTATACCCCCCCCAATGCCGCAGCGCCGGGCAACATCACCTGCCCAATCAAGCTTCGCCCCAGTTCCAACTTCACAGCCATCGAAAGCGGCCCAGGTGCTCAGCACACAGAATTTTTCCCGTGGACCGCTGGTGAGGGCAAATACGCTCCCTATTCAAAGCCCGTCAAAGATGCCTCCACCACGGCTCCGTCATGGCTTAAATATGGGTAGCCTTTCATCGTTTGAGTCACCAGTCATTGCGAAGCTTTTCTCCGAGCGTTCCAATGTCCCACGGTCCTCTAGTAGTTGTGACAAGCCTCTTCCTCCTATCAAGTCAGAGTCTCATACTCCACATGCCCCATTAAAAAAGAGTGCTCCACCTGAAACGAAAGCTCCATCTCCGCAGAGGACCTGCTCACAACAGAGCGCCCATTCGCACAGTACCGTTGCAACGAAGCCGGTTGCTCAACCCCGGATTCATCCGCAACCGAGAAAGGATTCGCATGTTACTCCACCACAGCAAAATACCACACATCAGCCCAGTAGGGCACTGAACCACCGCGGAAACGATGTTTCGATGCGTCCACAGCTCAGAGTTGAAACAGAAGGCCGTCCAAAACCACCCGCAAAGGACACATTCTCCCCCAGTACATCTCGAGGCTCACCATTAGCATTAAACCCAACCCAAGCCAAAATTGACCGAATCATGTCCCCATTGTCAGCCGCAACTGGTGCTAAATCGGGTGTATCGCCAGCAGAGTCCATGCGCATGCCATTCACCGATACCGTTGAGACGCTTGATGCCACTGAAGAGGAACCTGCATTCGAGCTTCGACGTCCTCTCCCAAGAGGCGAGGTCTCAAAAGCACACTCTGCACTGCGGGCAAAGCGACAGGTTCTGGTTCCAATCGGCGTGAGGGTCGATACTTTGGACCTGGAGGAGCGAGTTGTGCACAGACGACCTATGACACCAAAAATTACAGATGTTCATCTCGGGCATCGGCCTGGCATCTCGCAGGAGTTGCGGATAGAGTCTCTGTGA
- a CDS encoding YL1 nuclear, C-terminal has protein sequence MPPPPPANDEAHQQLLNTLDISHVRKPFRNPHWKPSQRRNKNLKQIISEATRKEASVMATQVNSGATTPGASGAVTDGTQTSAEGAPNLSQATQNLSTLVLEKNARATFPNGPAVTYTNIESAPSFNPAYHHHYCDITGLSGPYTDPKTRLRYHDKEIFKVIRTLAQGVPENYLEARGAHTILK, from the coding sequence ATGCCTCCACCACCGCCCGCCAACGATGAAGCTCACCAGCAGCTGTTGAATACACTGGACATTTCACATGTCCGCAAGCCCTTCCGCAACCCTCACTGGAAACCCTCCCAGCGGCGTAACAAGAATCTCAAGCAGATCATCTCGGAGGCCACCCGTAAGGAGGCCTCAGTGATGGCAACCCAAGTCAACTCCGGTGCAACTACGCCGGGTGCCTCGGGTGCTGTCACCGATGGCACCCAAACCTCCGCTGAAGGGGCACCCAACCTGTCCCAGGCCACCCAAAACCTCTCGACCCTCGTCTTGGAGAAGAATGCCCGGGCGACGTTCCCGAATGGGCCCGCTGTCACCTACACGAACATTGAATCAGCACCATCGTTTAACCCTGCCTACCACCATCACTACTGCGACATTACGGGCCTGAGCGGACCCTACACCGACCCGAAGACCCGACTGCGGTATCACGACAAGGAGATCTTCAAGGTAATCCGGACTCTGGCACAGGGTGTTCCTGAGAACTACCTGGAAGCGCGCGGGGCGCATACCATTCTGAAGTAA
- a CDS encoding DASH complex, subunit Dad4: MESPHEHQQTVLLSRIITNVEKLNEAIMVMNKGLQEVNIQNMNVELVAQMFKNYQSNVLFHLEATENLQDPS, encoded by the exons ATG GAAAGCCCCCACGAGCATCAGCAGACTGTGCTGCTCTCCCGCATCATCACCAACGTT GAGAAGCTTAATGAGGCCATTATGGTCATGAACAAGGGTCTCCAG GAAGTCAACATCCAGAACATGAATGTTGAGCTAGTCGCCCAGATGTTCAAGAATTATCAGTCGAATGTTCTCTTCCACCTTGAAG CCACAGAGAACCTCCAAGACCCATCCTAA
- a CDS encoding Protein transport protein — MPSMWLTENQKIGAIFCSAGGLFLFGGVLMFFDRSLLAMGNVLFLIGLTLIIGVQKTMAFFTRRQKLKGTAAFAAGILLILFRWPLTGFLIELYGLFILFGDFLVTVGQFAGNVPVIGSYVQRGLEVLAGGRSNAELPV; from the exons ATGCCTAGCATGTGGTTAACAGAGAACCAGA AGATCGGTGCGATCTTCTGCTCAGCAG GAGGCTTGTTCCTATTTGGAGGAGTGCTGATGTTCTTTGACCGGTCATT ACTTGCTATGGGAAAT GTCCTCTTTCTCATCGGATTGACCCTCATAATTGGAGTCCAGAAAACTATGGCCTTCTTCACGCGCAGGCAAAAACTCAAGGGCACTGCTGCTTTCGCCGCTGGTATTCTCCTCATTCTCTTCCGCTGGCCCTTGACTGGGTTCCTGATTGAACTTTATGGGCTGTTCATTCTGTTTGGCGACTTCCTTGTCACGGTCGGTCAATTTGCGGGCAACGTCCCCGTGATAGGATCGTATGTCCAGCGTGGGCTAGAGGTGCTTGCTGGTGGGAGAAGCAATGCGGAGCTTCCTGTTTGA
- a CDS encoding MARVEL-like domain, with translation MGFSTTLARPLQLVTRTMQWSSAVIVMGLTSFFINHGPRGQHTIYQEVIAVLSVVFFLPALISPFLPSSLGRFVLAIDVVFSYLWLTAFIFSAQDYSTRRCYNAIPAGLKCKRKRANEAFIFLVFIFTFCGMFLEVAALWANRRENTTPRTEDDKVNSGTRPPLDAPAAPAGTV, from the exons ATGGGCTTCTCGACAACCCTTGCTCGTCCATTACAGCTGGTTACTCGCACCATGCAGTGGAGTAGTGCTGTCATTGTTATGGGTCTAACCTCGTTCTTCATCAATCACGGTCCCCGTGGCCAGCACACCATCTACCAGGAAGTCATT GCTGTCCTCTCAGTCGTGTTCTTCCTTCCGGCTTTAATTTCCCCATTTTTGCCCTCTTCGTTGGGCAGATTCGTGCTCGCTATCGATGTCGTTTTCTCCTACCT ATGGTTGACTGCATTTATATTCTCTGCACAAGACTATAGCACGAGACGGTGCTATAATGCTATCCCTGCGGGCCTCAAATGCAAGCGCAAGAGAGCCAATGAAGCTTTCATCTTCCTAGTTTT TATCTTCACCTTCTGCGGCATGTTCCTGGAAGTCGCTGCCCTCTGGGCTAATCGTAGGGAAAACACCACCCCTCGCACCGAGGACGATAAAGTCAACTCTGGAACCCGTCCACCTCTTGATGCGCCTGCAGCTCCTGCTGGAACTGTCTGA